In the Juglans microcarpa x Juglans regia isolate MS1-56 chromosome 6D, Jm3101_v1.0, whole genome shotgun sequence genome, one interval contains:
- the LOC121235475 gene encoding 28 kDa ribonucleoprotein, chloroplastic-like: KENKQRLEEAPFYPSRIKSSFSIPLLRDRKSMAAIEAALPIFSVCSSSFKLPFSSNKVLCKKLRNFTPIPILFPNYPLSPLPLVVNKPSRNNLCFELCSALQEVVLEEEAEQAEGSNPKSKLYLVNLPWSLSATDIKNLLGQCGTVKDIEIIKQKNGKSRGFAFVTMASAEEAQAVIDKFNSYEISGRKIRIELSKRFKKPSPPRLEAPAAGETRHKIYVSNLAWKARSTHLRDLFSENFKPVSARVVFDAPLGRSAGYGFVSFATQEEAEAAISALDGKELMGRPLRLKFSEKNVNEAGIEKEEDLSEGQQEEL, from the exons aaagaaaataagcagAGACTCGAGGAAGCACCATTTTATCCATCTCGGATAAAGTCCTCCTTTTCCATCCCTCTACTTCGCGACAGAAAATCAATGGCGGCAATTGAAGCTGCACTTCCTATCTTCTCAGTCTGCTCTTCTTCTTTTAAACTCCCTTTTTCCTCTAACAAAGTACTCTGCAAAAAACTCCGTAATTTTACTCCTATCCCCATTCTTTTTCCCAATTATCCGCTTTCTCCTCTCCCACTCGTCGTCAACAAACCCTCAAGAAACAACCTCTGCTTTGAACTATGTTCTGCGCTGCAGGAAGTCGTGTTAGAAGAGGAAGCAGAGCAAGCCGAGGGATCCAACCCGAAGAGCAAGCTTTACCTGGTCAATCTTCCCTGGTCTCTCTCTGCTACGGACATCAAGAACCTCCTGGGCCAGTGCGGAACTGTAAAGGACATTGAG ATAATAAAGCAGAAAAATGGGAAGAGCAGAGGCTTTGCCTTCGTGACAATGGCGTCTGCTGAAGAAGCACAGGCTGTGATTGATAAGTTTAACTCTTAT GAAATATCGGGTCGGAAAATAAGGATAGAGTTGTCAAAGAGATTCAAGAAGCCTTCTCCTCCACGTCTTGAAGCTCCCGCTGCTGGAGAGACACGCCATAAAATTTATGTGTCAAATCTTGCATGGAAAGCAAGATCTACTCATCTTAGAGATTTGTTCTCTGAAAACTTCAAACCAGTTTCAGCCAGGGTTGTCTTTGATGCCCCTTTAGGGAGATCTGCCGGTTATGGCTTTGTCTCTTTCGCTACACAGGAGGAAGCAGAGGCTGCAATTTCCGCTTTGGATGGGAAg GAACTGATGGGCAGACCACTTCGTCTGAAATTCAGTGAAAAGAATGTTAATGAAGCTGGAATTGAAAAGGAAGAAGACTTATCTGAGGGTCAACAGGAAGAGCTGTAG